One genomic segment of Schistosoma haematobium chromosome 6, whole genome shotgun sequence includes these proteins:
- a CDS encoding hypothetical protein (EggNog:ENOG4103EV3~COG:E~MEROPS:MER0036367), whose product MMSYCIKLTNSWIIIIILIILCIFMNLLMLLATQLEYRIQNGYPVNPGEFPMIVLLLGNTHLCTGTIIAPDKVLTAGHCACGDPTYEVHANLTHIDERFSPYTQFRFGTQFTYPITYKNQCDQLNHGFIDNHDEFGGSPDISILTLNKKFNLMKGWIEIGSLNYNYSINNTTEKNDEDFFVLGYGEDKSMENSIGQLRLGIIKLGECPKHIKIPTNGAICSNINRNHQGPDVGDSGGPIFDINGRVIGITSIAGNGWYVFSSVTTHKTFIQQHLYNDTINSTSDGNNTTNNDINTLKYSNSTDLS is encoded by the exons aTGATGAGTTATTGTATAAAATTGACAAATagttggattattattattattttaattattctatGTATATTCATGAATTTATTGATGTTATTAGCAACACAATTAGAATATCGTATACAAAATGGTTATCCAGTAAATCCTGGTGAATTTCCAATGATTGTATTATTACTTGGTAATACACATTTATGTACTGGAACAATTATAGCACCTGATAAAGTTTTAACAGCTGGACATTGTGCATGTGGTGATCCAACATATGAA gTTCATGCAAATTTAACACATATTGATGAACGATTTTCACCTTATACACAATTTCGATTCGGTACACAATTTACTTATCCTATCACTTATAAAAATCAATGTGATCAACTTAATCATGGTTTTATTGATAATCATGATGAATTTGGTGGTTCACCTGATATATCTATattaacattgaataaaaaatttaaTCTTATGAAAGGATGGATTGAAATTGGttcattaaattataattattcaataaataatacaacAGAAAAAAATGATGAGGATTTTTTTGTTTTGGGTTATGGTGAAGATAAATCAATGGAAAATTCAATAGGTCAATTACGTTTAG GTATAATAAAATTAGGTGAATGTCCAAAACATATTAAAATACCAACGAATGGAGCAATTTGTTCTAATATTAATCGTAATCATCAAGGACCAGATGTTGGTGATAGTGGTGGTCCTATATTTGATATCAATGGACGTGTTATTGGTATTACATCAATAGCTGGAAATGGTTGGTATGTATTTTCAAGTGTTACTacacacaaaacatttattCAACAACATTTATATAATGATACTATTAATTCGACTAGTGATggtaataatactactaataatgatattaatacaCTGAAGTATTCCAATTCAACAGATCTTTCGTAA